From Prionailurus viverrinus isolate Anna chromosome B2, UM_Priviv_1.0, whole genome shotgun sequence, the proteins below share one genomic window:
- the BAG6 gene encoding large proline-rich protein BAG6 isoform X5 — MEPSDTTSTTTSMEEPDSLEVLVKTLDSQTRTFIVGAQMNVKEFKEHIAASVSIPSEKQRLIYQGRVLQDDKKLQEYNVGGKVIHLVERAPPQTQLPSGASSGIGSASATHGGGPPPGTRGPGASVHDRNANSYVMVGTFNLPSDGSAVDVHINMEQAPIQSEPRVRLVMAQHMIRDIQTLLSRMECRGGPQAQHSQPPPQTPTVAPESVALSSQTSEPVESEVPSREPMEAEEVEERAPAQSPELTPSGPAPAGPTPAPETSAPNHPSPAEYVEVLQELQRLESRLQPFLQRYYEVLGAAATTDYNNNQEGREEDQRLINLVGESLRLLGNTFVALSDLRCNLACAPPRHLHVVRPMSHYTTPMVLQQAAIPIQINVGTTVTMTGNGTRPPPTSNAEAAPPGPGQASSLAPTSTTVESSTEGVPPPGPAPPPTTSHPRVIRISHQSVEPVVMMHMNIQDSGTQPGGVPSAPTGPLGPPGHGQTLGQQVPGFPTAPTRVVIARPTPPQARPSHPGGPPISGTLQGAGLGTNASLAQMVSGLVGQLLMQPVLVAQGTPGMAPPPAPATASASAGTTNTATTAGPAPGGPAQPPPPQPSAADLQFSQLLGNLLGPAGPGAGGPGMASPTITVAMPGVPAFLQGMTDFLQATQTAPPPPPPPPPPPPAPEQQTMPPPGSPSGGAGSPGGLGLESLSPEFFTSVVQGVLNSLLGSLGARAGSSESIAAFIQRLSGSSNIFEPGADGALGFFGALLSLLCQNFSMVDVVMLLHGHFQPLQRLQPQLRSFFHQHYLGGQEPTPGNIRTATHTLITGLEEYVRESFSLVQVQPGVDIIRTNLEFLQEQFNSIAAHVLHCTDSGFGARLLELCNQGLFECLALNLHCLGGQQMELAAVINGRIRRMSRGVNPSLVSWLTTMMGLRLQVVLEHMPVGPDAILRYVRRVGDPPQPLPEEPMEVQGSERTSPEPQRENASPAPGTTAEEAMSRGPPPAPEGGGSRDEQDGASAETEPWAAAVPPEWVPIIQQDIQSQRKVKPQPPLSDAYLSGMPAKRRKTMQGEGPQLLLSEAVSRAAKAAGARPLTSPESLSRDLEAPEVQESYRQQLRADIQKRLQEDPNYSPQRFPNAHRAFADDP; from the exons ATGGAGCCCAGTGATACTACCAGTACCACTACCAGTATGGAGGAGCCTGACAGCCTGGAGGTGCTGGTGAAGACCTTGGACTCTCAGACTCGGACCTTTATTGTGGGGGCCCAG ATGAATGTAAAGGAATTTAAGGAGCACATCGCTGCCTCTGTCAGCATTCCCTCTGAGAAACAACGGCTCATCTATCAGGGACGAGTTCTGCAGGATGATAAGAAGCTCCAGGAATACA atgTTGGGGGAAAGGTTATTCACCTGGTGGAACGGGCTCCTCCTCAGACGCAGCTGCCTTCTGGGGCATCTTCTGGGATAGGGTCTGCCTCAGCCACCCATGGTGGGGGACCCCCGCCTGGTACTCGGGGGCCTGGGGCCTCTGTTCATGACCGGAATGCCAACAGCTATGTCATGGTTGGAACCTTCAATCTTCCT AGTGACGGCTCTGCTGTGGATGTTCACATCAACATGGAACAGGCCCCGATTCAG AGTGAGCCCCGAGTACGGCTGGTGATGGCTCAGCACATGATCAGAGATATACAGACCTTACTTTCCCGGATGGAG TGTCGAGGGGGACCCCAAGCACAGCACAGTCAGCCGCCCCCACAGACGCCAACCGTGGCCCCGGAGTCTGTAGCCTTGAGTTCTCAAACATCAGAACCAGTTGAAAGTGAAGTGCCTTCTCGGGAGCCCATGGAGGCCGAAGAAGTGGAGGAGCGtgccccagcccagagcccggagctcACCCCTTCCGGCCCAGCTCCAGCAGGCCCAACACCTGCCCCAGAGACCAGTGCACCCAA CCATCCTTCCCCTGCGGAGTATGTTGAAGTGCTCCAGGAGCTACAGCGGCTTGAGAGCCGCCTCCAGCCCTTCCTGCAGCGCTACTATGAGGTTCTGGGCGCTGCCGCCACCACGGACTACAACAACAAC CAAGAGGGCCGCGAAGAGGACCAGCGCTTGATCAACTTGGTGGGGGAGAGCCTACGGCTACTGGGCAACACTTTTGTGGCGCTGTCTGACCTGCGCTGCAACCTGGCCTGTGCGCCCCCACGACACCTGCATGTGGTCCGGCCCATGTCTCACTACACCACCCCCATGGTGCTCCAGCAGGCAGCCATTCCCATCCAG ATCAACGTGGGAACCACCGTGACCATGACGGGGAATGGGACTCGGCCCCCCCCAACTTCTAATGCGGAGGCAGCTCCCCCTGGTCCTGGGCAGGCCTCATCCCTGGCTCCCACTTCTACCACTGTCGAGTCCTCAACTGAGGGTGTTCCCCCACCAGGGCCGGCTCCCCCACCGACCACCAGCCACCCAAGGGTCATCCGGATTTCCCACCAGAGTGTGGAACCTGTAGTCATGATGCACATGAACATCCAAG ATTCTGGCACACAGCCCGGTGGAGTTCCGAGTGCTCCCACTGGCCCCCTAGGACCCCCTGGTCATGGCCAAACCCTGG GACAGCAGGTGCCGGGTTTCCCGACAGCTCCGACCCGGGTGGTGATTGCTCGGCCCACCCCTCCACAGGCTCGGCCTTCCCATCCTGGGGGGCCCCCAATCTCGGGTACTCTA CAGGGCGCTGGACTAGGTACCAATGCCTCTTTGGCCCAGATGGTGAGCGGCCTCGTGGGGCAGCTTCTTATGCAGCCCGTTCTTGTGG CTCAGGGGACCCCAGGAATGGCaccacctccagcccctgccaCTGCTTCAGCCAGTGCAGGCACCACCAACACAGCAACCACAGCTGGTCCTGCCCCCGGGGGGCCCGCCCAGCCTCCACCCCCTCAACCCTCAGCGGCCGATCTTCAGTTCTCACAGCTCCTAGGGAACCTGCTGGGTCCTGCGGGGCCAGGGGCCGGAGGGCCTGGCATGGCTTCTCCCACCATCACCGTGGCAATGCCTGGTGTCCCTGCCTTTCTCCAGGGCATGACCGACTTTCTGCAG GCGACGCAGACGGCCCCtccgcccccaccaccacccccacccccacccccggccccagaGCAGCAGACCATGCCCCCACCAGGGTCCCCTTCTGGTGGCGCAGGGAGTCCTGGAGGCCTGGGTCTTGAGAGCCTTTCACCGGAGTTTTTTACCTCCGTGGTGCAGGGCGTGCTGAACTCCCTGCTGGGCTCCCTGGGGGCTCGGGCTGGCAGTAGTGAAAGTATTGCTGCTTTCATACAGCGCCTCAGTGGATCAAGCAACATCTTTGAGCCTGGGGCTGATGGGGCCCTCG gATTCTTTGGGGCCCTACTCTCTCTGCTGTGCCAGAACTTTTCCATGGTGGATGTGGTGATGCTTCTTCATGGGCATTTCCAGCCACTGCAGCGGCTCCAGCCCCAGCTGCGATCCTTTTTCCACCAGCACTACCTGGGTGGCCAAGAGCCCACACCTGGTAACATACGG ACGGCAACCCACACGTTGATCACAGGGCTGGAAGAGTACGTGCGGGAGAGTTTT TCTTTGGTGCAGGTTCAGCCAGGGGTGGACATCATCCGGACAAACCTGGAATTTCTCCAAGAGCAGTTCAATAGCATCGCTGCTCATGTGCTGCACTGCACAG ACAGTGGATTTGGGGCCCGCCTGCTTGAGTTGTGTAACCAGGGCCTGTTTGAATGCCTGGCCCTCAACCTGCACTGCTTGGGGGGACAGCAGATGGAGCTTGCCGCGGTCATCAATGGTCGAATT CGTCGCATGTCTCGTGGGGTGAACCCGTCCTTGGTGAGCTGGCTGACCACTATGATGGGACTGAGGCTTCAGGTGGTTTTGGAGCACATGCCCGTAGGCCCTGATGCCATTCTCAGATATGTTCGCAGGGTTGGTGATCCCCCCCAG CCACTTCCCGAGGAGCCAATGGAAGTTCAGGGATCAGAGAGAACTTCCCCTGAGCCTCAG CGGGAGAatgcttccccagcccctggaacaACAGCAGAAGAGGCCATGTCCCGAGGTCCGCCTCCTGCTCCTGAGGGCGGCGGCTCCCGTGACGAACAGGATGGAGCTTCAGCTGAGACAGAACCTTGGGCGGCCGCAGTCCCCCCA GAGTGGGTTCCGATTATCCAGCAGGACATTCAGAGCCAGCGGAAGGTAAAGCCGCAGCCTCCCCTGAGCGATGCCTACCTCAGTGGTATGCCTGCCAAGAGACGCAAG ACGATGCAGGGTGAGGGCCCCCAGCTGCTTCTCTCAGAGGCCGTGAGCCGGGCAGCTAAGGCAGCCGGAGCTCGGCCCCTGACGAGCCCCGAGAGCCTGAGCCGGGACCTGGAGGCACCAGAGGTTCAGGAGAGCTACAGGCAGCAG ctccgGGCTGATATACAAAAGCGACTGCAGGAAGACCCCAACTACAGCCCCCAGCGCTTCCCTAATGCCCACCGGGCCTTTGCTGATGATCCCTAG
- the BAG6 gene encoding large proline-rich protein BAG6 isoform X8 encodes MEPSDTTSTTTSMEEPDSLEVLVKTLDSQTRTFIVGAQMNVKEFKEHIAASVSIPSEKQRLIYQGRVLQDDKKLQEYNVGGKVIHLVERAPPQTQLPSGASSGIGSASATHGGGPPPGTRGPGASVHDRNANSYVMVGTFNLPSDGSAVDVHINMEQAPIQSEPRVRLVMAQHMIRDIQTLLSRMECRGGPQAQHSQPPPQTPTVAPESVALSSQTSEPVESEVPSREPMEAEEVEERAPAQSPELTPSGPAPAGPTPAPETSAPNHPSPAEYVEVLQELQRLESRLQPFLQRYYEVLGAAATTDYNNNQEGREEDQRLINLVGESLRLLGNTFVALSDLRCNLACAPPRHLHVVRPMSHYTTPMVLQQAAIPIQINVGTTVTMTGNGTRPPPTSNAEAAPPGPGQASSLAPTSTTVESSTEGVPPPGPAPPPTTSHPRVIRISHQSVEPVVMMHMNIQDSGTQPGGVPSAPTGPLGPPGHGQTLGSTLIQLPSLPPEFMHAVAHQITHQAMVAAVASAAAGQQVPGFPTAPTRVVIARPTPPQARPSHPGGPPISGTLQGAGLGTNASLAQMVSGLVGQLLMQPVLVAQGTPGMAPPPAPATASASAGTTNTATTAGPAPGGPAQPPPPQPSAADLQFSQLLGNLLGPAGPGAGGPGMASPTITVAMPGVPAFLQGMTDFLQATQTAPPPPPPPPPPPPAPEQQTMPPPGSPSGGAGSPGGLGLESLSPEFFTSVVQGVLNSLLGSLGARAGSSESIAAFIQRLSGSSNIFEPGADGALGFFGALLSLLCQNFSMVDVVMLLHGHFQPLQRLQPQLRSFFHQHYLGGQEPTPGNIRTATHTLITGLEEYVRESFSLVQVQPGVDIIRTNLEFLQEQFNSIAAHVLHCTDSGFGARLLELCNQGLFECLALNLHCLGGQQMELAAVINGRIRRMSRGVNPSLVSWLTTMMGLRLQVVLEHMPVGPDAILRYVRRVGDPPQPLPEEPMEVQGSERTSPEPQRENASPAPGTTAEEAMSRGPPPAPEGGGSRDEQDGASAETEPWAAAVPPEWVPIIQQDIQSQRKVKPQPPLSDAYLSGMPAKRRKLRADIQKRLQEDPNYSPQRFPNAHRAFADDP; translated from the exons ATGGAGCCCAGTGATACTACCAGTACCACTACCAGTATGGAGGAGCCTGACAGCCTGGAGGTGCTGGTGAAGACCTTGGACTCTCAGACTCGGACCTTTATTGTGGGGGCCCAG ATGAATGTAAAGGAATTTAAGGAGCACATCGCTGCCTCTGTCAGCATTCCCTCTGAGAAACAACGGCTCATCTATCAGGGACGAGTTCTGCAGGATGATAAGAAGCTCCAGGAATACA atgTTGGGGGAAAGGTTATTCACCTGGTGGAACGGGCTCCTCCTCAGACGCAGCTGCCTTCTGGGGCATCTTCTGGGATAGGGTCTGCCTCAGCCACCCATGGTGGGGGACCCCCGCCTGGTACTCGGGGGCCTGGGGCCTCTGTTCATGACCGGAATGCCAACAGCTATGTCATGGTTGGAACCTTCAATCTTCCT AGTGACGGCTCTGCTGTGGATGTTCACATCAACATGGAACAGGCCCCGATTCAG AGTGAGCCCCGAGTACGGCTGGTGATGGCTCAGCACATGATCAGAGATATACAGACCTTACTTTCCCGGATGGAG TGTCGAGGGGGACCCCAAGCACAGCACAGTCAGCCGCCCCCACAGACGCCAACCGTGGCCCCGGAGTCTGTAGCCTTGAGTTCTCAAACATCAGAACCAGTTGAAAGTGAAGTGCCTTCTCGGGAGCCCATGGAGGCCGAAGAAGTGGAGGAGCGtgccccagcccagagcccggagctcACCCCTTCCGGCCCAGCTCCAGCAGGCCCAACACCTGCCCCAGAGACCAGTGCACCCAA CCATCCTTCCCCTGCGGAGTATGTTGAAGTGCTCCAGGAGCTACAGCGGCTTGAGAGCCGCCTCCAGCCCTTCCTGCAGCGCTACTATGAGGTTCTGGGCGCTGCCGCCACCACGGACTACAACAACAAC CAAGAGGGCCGCGAAGAGGACCAGCGCTTGATCAACTTGGTGGGGGAGAGCCTACGGCTACTGGGCAACACTTTTGTGGCGCTGTCTGACCTGCGCTGCAACCTGGCCTGTGCGCCCCCACGACACCTGCATGTGGTCCGGCCCATGTCTCACTACACCACCCCCATGGTGCTCCAGCAGGCAGCCATTCCCATCCAG ATCAACGTGGGAACCACCGTGACCATGACGGGGAATGGGACTCGGCCCCCCCCAACTTCTAATGCGGAGGCAGCTCCCCCTGGTCCTGGGCAGGCCTCATCCCTGGCTCCCACTTCTACCACTGTCGAGTCCTCAACTGAGGGTGTTCCCCCACCAGGGCCGGCTCCCCCACCGACCACCAGCCACCCAAGGGTCATCCGGATTTCCCACCAGAGTGTGGAACCTGTAGTCATGATGCACATGAACATCCAAG ATTCTGGCACACAGCCCGGTGGAGTTCCGAGTGCTCCCACTGGCCCCCTAGGACCCCCTGGTCATGGCCAAACCCTGG GCTCCACCCTCATCcagctgccctccctgccccctgagTTCATGCACGCCGTCGCCCACCAGATCACTCATCAGGCCATGGTGGCAGCTGTTGCCTCCGCGGCCGCAG GACAGCAGGTGCCGGGTTTCCCGACAGCTCCGACCCGGGTGGTGATTGCTCGGCCCACCCCTCCACAGGCTCGGCCTTCCCATCCTGGGGGGCCCCCAATCTCGGGTACTCTA CAGGGCGCTGGACTAGGTACCAATGCCTCTTTGGCCCAGATGGTGAGCGGCCTCGTGGGGCAGCTTCTTATGCAGCCCGTTCTTGTGG CTCAGGGGACCCCAGGAATGGCaccacctccagcccctgccaCTGCTTCAGCCAGTGCAGGCACCACCAACACAGCAACCACAGCTGGTCCTGCCCCCGGGGGGCCCGCCCAGCCTCCACCCCCTCAACCCTCAGCGGCCGATCTTCAGTTCTCACAGCTCCTAGGGAACCTGCTGGGTCCTGCGGGGCCAGGGGCCGGAGGGCCTGGCATGGCTTCTCCCACCATCACCGTGGCAATGCCTGGTGTCCCTGCCTTTCTCCAGGGCATGACCGACTTTCTGCAG GCGACGCAGACGGCCCCtccgcccccaccaccacccccacccccacccccggccccagaGCAGCAGACCATGCCCCCACCAGGGTCCCCTTCTGGTGGCGCAGGGAGTCCTGGAGGCCTGGGTCTTGAGAGCCTTTCACCGGAGTTTTTTACCTCCGTGGTGCAGGGCGTGCTGAACTCCCTGCTGGGCTCCCTGGGGGCTCGGGCTGGCAGTAGTGAAAGTATTGCTGCTTTCATACAGCGCCTCAGTGGATCAAGCAACATCTTTGAGCCTGGGGCTGATGGGGCCCTCG gATTCTTTGGGGCCCTACTCTCTCTGCTGTGCCAGAACTTTTCCATGGTGGATGTGGTGATGCTTCTTCATGGGCATTTCCAGCCACTGCAGCGGCTCCAGCCCCAGCTGCGATCCTTTTTCCACCAGCACTACCTGGGTGGCCAAGAGCCCACACCTGGTAACATACGG ACGGCAACCCACACGTTGATCACAGGGCTGGAAGAGTACGTGCGGGAGAGTTTT TCTTTGGTGCAGGTTCAGCCAGGGGTGGACATCATCCGGACAAACCTGGAATTTCTCCAAGAGCAGTTCAATAGCATCGCTGCTCATGTGCTGCACTGCACAG ACAGTGGATTTGGGGCCCGCCTGCTTGAGTTGTGTAACCAGGGCCTGTTTGAATGCCTGGCCCTCAACCTGCACTGCTTGGGGGGACAGCAGATGGAGCTTGCCGCGGTCATCAATGGTCGAATT CGTCGCATGTCTCGTGGGGTGAACCCGTCCTTGGTGAGCTGGCTGACCACTATGATGGGACTGAGGCTTCAGGTGGTTTTGGAGCACATGCCCGTAGGCCCTGATGCCATTCTCAGATATGTTCGCAGGGTTGGTGATCCCCCCCAG CCACTTCCCGAGGAGCCAATGGAAGTTCAGGGATCAGAGAGAACTTCCCCTGAGCCTCAG CGGGAGAatgcttccccagcccctggaacaACAGCAGAAGAGGCCATGTCCCGAGGTCCGCCTCCTGCTCCTGAGGGCGGCGGCTCCCGTGACGAACAGGATGGAGCTTCAGCTGAGACAGAACCTTGGGCGGCCGCAGTCCCCCCA GAGTGGGTTCCGATTATCCAGCAGGACATTCAGAGCCAGCGGAAGGTAAAGCCGCAGCCTCCCCTGAGCGATGCCTACCTCAGTGGTATGCCTGCCAAGAGACGCAAG ctccgGGCTGATATACAAAAGCGACTGCAGGAAGACCCCAACTACAGCCCCCAGCGCTTCCCTAATGCCCACCGGGCCTTTGCTGATGATCCCTAG
- the BAG6 gene encoding large proline-rich protein BAG6 isoform X14 — MEPSDTTSTTTSMEEPDSLEVLVKTLDSQTRTFIVGAQMNVKEFKEHIAASVSIPSEKQRLIYQGRVLQDDKKLQEYNVGGKVIHLVERAPPQTQLPSGASSGIGSASATHGGGPPPGTRGPGASVHDRNANSYVMVGTFNLPSDGSAVDVHINMEQAPIQSEPRVRLVMAQHMIRDIQTLLSRMECRGGPQAQHSQPPPQTPTVAPESVALSSQTSEPVESEVPSREPMEAEEVEERAPAQSPELTPSGPAPAGPTPAPETSAPNHPSPAEYVEVLQELQRLESRLQPFLQRYYEVLGAAATTDYNNNQEGREEDQRLINLVGESLRLLGNTFVALSDLRCNLACAPPRHLHVVRPMSHYTTPMVLQQAAIPIQINVGTTVTMTGNGTRPPPTSNAEAAPPGPGQASSLAPTSTTVESSTEGVPPPGPAPPPTTSHPRVIRISHQSVEPVVMMHMNIQDSGTQPGGVPSAPTGPLGPPGHGQTLGQQVPGFPTAPTRVVIARPTPPQARPSHPGGPPISGTLQGAGLGTNASLAQMVSGLVGQLLMQPVLVAQGTPGMAPPPAPATASASAGTTNTATTAGPAPGGPAQPPPPQPSAADLQFSQLLGNLLGPAGPGAGGPGMASPTITVAMPGVPAFLQGMTDFLQATQTAPPPPPPPPPPPPAPEQQTMPPPGSPSGGAGSPGGLGLESLSPEFFTSVVQGVLNSLLGSLGARAGSSESIAAFIQRLSGSSNIFEPGADGALGFFGALLSLLCQNFSMVDVVMLLHGHFQPLQRLQPQLRSFFHQHYLGGQEPTPGNIRTATHTLITGLEEYVRESFSLVQVQPGVDIIRTNLEFLQEQFNSIAAHVLHCTDSGFGARLLELCNQGLFECLALNLHCLGGQQMELAAVINGRIRRMSRGVNPSLVSWLTTMMGLRLQVVLEHMPVGPDAILRYVRRVGDPPQPLPEEPMEVQGSERTSPEPQRENASPAPGTTAEEAMSRGPPPAPEGGGSRDEQDGASAETEPWAAAVPPEWVPIIQQDIQSQRKVKPQPPLSDAYLSGMPAKRRKLRADIQKRLQEDPNYSPQRFPNAHRAFADDP; from the exons ATGGAGCCCAGTGATACTACCAGTACCACTACCAGTATGGAGGAGCCTGACAGCCTGGAGGTGCTGGTGAAGACCTTGGACTCTCAGACTCGGACCTTTATTGTGGGGGCCCAG ATGAATGTAAAGGAATTTAAGGAGCACATCGCTGCCTCTGTCAGCATTCCCTCTGAGAAACAACGGCTCATCTATCAGGGACGAGTTCTGCAGGATGATAAGAAGCTCCAGGAATACA atgTTGGGGGAAAGGTTATTCACCTGGTGGAACGGGCTCCTCCTCAGACGCAGCTGCCTTCTGGGGCATCTTCTGGGATAGGGTCTGCCTCAGCCACCCATGGTGGGGGACCCCCGCCTGGTACTCGGGGGCCTGGGGCCTCTGTTCATGACCGGAATGCCAACAGCTATGTCATGGTTGGAACCTTCAATCTTCCT AGTGACGGCTCTGCTGTGGATGTTCACATCAACATGGAACAGGCCCCGATTCAG AGTGAGCCCCGAGTACGGCTGGTGATGGCTCAGCACATGATCAGAGATATACAGACCTTACTTTCCCGGATGGAG TGTCGAGGGGGACCCCAAGCACAGCACAGTCAGCCGCCCCCACAGACGCCAACCGTGGCCCCGGAGTCTGTAGCCTTGAGTTCTCAAACATCAGAACCAGTTGAAAGTGAAGTGCCTTCTCGGGAGCCCATGGAGGCCGAAGAAGTGGAGGAGCGtgccccagcccagagcccggagctcACCCCTTCCGGCCCAGCTCCAGCAGGCCCAACACCTGCCCCAGAGACCAGTGCACCCAA CCATCCTTCCCCTGCGGAGTATGTTGAAGTGCTCCAGGAGCTACAGCGGCTTGAGAGCCGCCTCCAGCCCTTCCTGCAGCGCTACTATGAGGTTCTGGGCGCTGCCGCCACCACGGACTACAACAACAAC CAAGAGGGCCGCGAAGAGGACCAGCGCTTGATCAACTTGGTGGGGGAGAGCCTACGGCTACTGGGCAACACTTTTGTGGCGCTGTCTGACCTGCGCTGCAACCTGGCCTGTGCGCCCCCACGACACCTGCATGTGGTCCGGCCCATGTCTCACTACACCACCCCCATGGTGCTCCAGCAGGCAGCCATTCCCATCCAG ATCAACGTGGGAACCACCGTGACCATGACGGGGAATGGGACTCGGCCCCCCCCAACTTCTAATGCGGAGGCAGCTCCCCCTGGTCCTGGGCAGGCCTCATCCCTGGCTCCCACTTCTACCACTGTCGAGTCCTCAACTGAGGGTGTTCCCCCACCAGGGCCGGCTCCCCCACCGACCACCAGCCACCCAAGGGTCATCCGGATTTCCCACCAGAGTGTGGAACCTGTAGTCATGATGCACATGAACATCCAAG ATTCTGGCACACAGCCCGGTGGAGTTCCGAGTGCTCCCACTGGCCCCCTAGGACCCCCTGGTCATGGCCAAACCCTGG GACAGCAGGTGCCGGGTTTCCCGACAGCTCCGACCCGGGTGGTGATTGCTCGGCCCACCCCTCCACAGGCTCGGCCTTCCCATCCTGGGGGGCCCCCAATCTCGGGTACTCTA CAGGGCGCTGGACTAGGTACCAATGCCTCTTTGGCCCAGATGGTGAGCGGCCTCGTGGGGCAGCTTCTTATGCAGCCCGTTCTTGTGG CTCAGGGGACCCCAGGAATGGCaccacctccagcccctgccaCTGCTTCAGCCAGTGCAGGCACCACCAACACAGCAACCACAGCTGGTCCTGCCCCCGGGGGGCCCGCCCAGCCTCCACCCCCTCAACCCTCAGCGGCCGATCTTCAGTTCTCACAGCTCCTAGGGAACCTGCTGGGTCCTGCGGGGCCAGGGGCCGGAGGGCCTGGCATGGCTTCTCCCACCATCACCGTGGCAATGCCTGGTGTCCCTGCCTTTCTCCAGGGCATGACCGACTTTCTGCAG GCGACGCAGACGGCCCCtccgcccccaccaccacccccacccccacccccggccccagaGCAGCAGACCATGCCCCCACCAGGGTCCCCTTCTGGTGGCGCAGGGAGTCCTGGAGGCCTGGGTCTTGAGAGCCTTTCACCGGAGTTTTTTACCTCCGTGGTGCAGGGCGTGCTGAACTCCCTGCTGGGCTCCCTGGGGGCTCGGGCTGGCAGTAGTGAAAGTATTGCTGCTTTCATACAGCGCCTCAGTGGATCAAGCAACATCTTTGAGCCTGGGGCTGATGGGGCCCTCG gATTCTTTGGGGCCCTACTCTCTCTGCTGTGCCAGAACTTTTCCATGGTGGATGTGGTGATGCTTCTTCATGGGCATTTCCAGCCACTGCAGCGGCTCCAGCCCCAGCTGCGATCCTTTTTCCACCAGCACTACCTGGGTGGCCAAGAGCCCACACCTGGTAACATACGG ACGGCAACCCACACGTTGATCACAGGGCTGGAAGAGTACGTGCGGGAGAGTTTT TCTTTGGTGCAGGTTCAGCCAGGGGTGGACATCATCCGGACAAACCTGGAATTTCTCCAAGAGCAGTTCAATAGCATCGCTGCTCATGTGCTGCACTGCACAG ACAGTGGATTTGGGGCCCGCCTGCTTGAGTTGTGTAACCAGGGCCTGTTTGAATGCCTGGCCCTCAACCTGCACTGCTTGGGGGGACAGCAGATGGAGCTTGCCGCGGTCATCAATGGTCGAATT CGTCGCATGTCTCGTGGGGTGAACCCGTCCTTGGTGAGCTGGCTGACCACTATGATGGGACTGAGGCTTCAGGTGGTTTTGGAGCACATGCCCGTAGGCCCTGATGCCATTCTCAGATATGTTCGCAGGGTTGGTGATCCCCCCCAG CCACTTCCCGAGGAGCCAATGGAAGTTCAGGGATCAGAGAGAACTTCCCCTGAGCCTCAG CGGGAGAatgcttccccagcccctggaacaACAGCAGAAGAGGCCATGTCCCGAGGTCCGCCTCCTGCTCCTGAGGGCGGCGGCTCCCGTGACGAACAGGATGGAGCTTCAGCTGAGACAGAACCTTGGGCGGCCGCAGTCCCCCCA GAGTGGGTTCCGATTATCCAGCAGGACATTCAGAGCCAGCGGAAGGTAAAGCCGCAGCCTCCCCTGAGCGATGCCTACCTCAGTGGTATGCCTGCCAAGAGACGCAAG ctccgGGCTGATATACAAAAGCGACTGCAGGAAGACCCCAACTACAGCCCCCAGCGCTTCCCTAATGCCCACCGGGCCTTTGCTGATGATCCCTAG